Proteins co-encoded in one Candidatus Zixiibacteriota bacterium genomic window:
- a CDS encoding response regulator, giving the protein MEKVKAAKILVIDDEPQVTEIIDAFLTNAGHQVVVDNIASAGLKKARALKPDIILLDIMMPDSDGYSICNELKHDPETSRIPVVFLTGKDRSDDMGRSFKVGGDMFIKKPFSCERLLEIVNIILMSTGKH; this is encoded by the coding sequence ATGGAAAAGGTAAAAGCGGCCAAAATTCTGGTTATCGATGATGAGCCTCAGGTGACGGAAATTATCGATGCTTTTCTTACCAATGCCGGACACCAGGTTGTGGTTGATAATATTGCCTCGGCCGGGCTGAAAAAAGCCAGGGCTCTGAAGCCCGACATCATTCTCCTGGATATCATGATGCCGGATTCCGATGGCTATAGTATTTGTAACGAGCTTAAGCACGATCCCGAAACTTCCCGTATCCCGGTGGTTTTCCTGACCGGCAAGGATCGCAGCGACGACATGGGCCGCTCTTTCAAAGTCGGCGGCGATATGTTTATCAAGAAGCCGTTTTCCTGCGAGCGTCTGCTGGAAATCGTCAATATCATTCTGATGTCAACCGGGAAACACTGA
- the rlmN gene encoding 23S rRNA (adenine(2503)-C(2))-methyltransferase RlmN, translating into MDKVNLLGLTAEQFETLMIEQDEKAFKGRQLFKWVYNEAEFDFDRMTDLSVKLRKKLRDNFRIAGPKTEKISRSTDGTEKLLFRLVDNRFIETVVIPDRDKKTVCISSQVGCPLGCRFCATGQMGFERNLSIGEIVGQLLFLRQRDGRDAFHNIVFMGMGEPLLNYENVIDAIGIIASELGLSFSAKRITVSTVGIVPQIYSLADSDLKVKLAISLHAASDAKRRTLMPVAKKYNLDQLMKAAKYFAEKKKKRITFEYILFRGFNDSREDALSLSRLIQGIPCKINILAYNPVGDLPYSRPDDDEVDEFGKILYPRAPAVTVRKSRGLDIGAACGQLAVNEKRQNRENKG; encoded by the coding sequence ATGGACAAAGTTAATCTGCTGGGTCTGACCGCCGAACAGTTTGAAACGCTGATGATCGAACAGGATGAGAAGGCCTTCAAAGGCCGTCAGCTTTTCAAATGGGTTTATAATGAAGCCGAATTCGATTTCGACCGGATGACCGACCTATCCGTAAAACTGCGGAAAAAACTGCGGGACAACTTCAGGATTGCAGGACCCAAGACCGAAAAAATATCGCGCTCAACTGATGGCACCGAAAAACTTCTTTTCCGGCTGGTCGATAATCGTTTTATCGAGACTGTTGTCATTCCCGACCGTGATAAAAAAACCGTGTGCATTTCCAGTCAGGTTGGTTGTCCGCTGGGGTGTCGTTTTTGCGCCACCGGTCAAATGGGCTTTGAACGTAATCTTTCCATCGGTGAAATAGTCGGGCAATTGCTGTTTTTGCGTCAAAGGGATGGCCGGGACGCTTTCCACAACATCGTTTTCATGGGAATGGGGGAACCCCTGTTGAATTATGAAAATGTCATCGACGCCATCGGAATAATCGCTTCAGAATTGGGCCTGTCTTTCTCCGCCAAAAGAATCACTGTCTCCACGGTGGGTATTGTTCCGCAGATCTATTCGCTGGCCGATTCCGACCTCAAGGTCAAGCTGGCCATTTCGCTTCATGCCGCGTCAGATGCGAAACGCCGGACCCTAATGCCGGTGGCCAAGAAGTATAATCTGGATCAATTGATGAAAGCGGCCAAATATTTCGCGGAGAAAAAGAAGAAGCGCATCACATTTGAATATATTCTTTTCAGAGGATTTAACGACAGCCGGGAAGACGCCCTGTCGCTTTCCCGGTTGATTCAAGGAATCCCTTGCAAAATCAATATTCTTGCATATAATCCGGTAGGTGATTTACCGTATTCACGGCCAGATGATGATGAGGTGGATGAATTCGGGAAAATATTATATCCCCGTGCTCCGGCCGTGACAGTAAGAAAAAGCCGCGGTCTTGATATTGGGGCGGCCTGCGGCCAGCTGGCAGTGAATGAAAAGAGACAAAACAGGGAGAATAAAGGATGA